From a region of the Agromyces ramosus genome:
- a CDS encoding NPCBM/NEW2 domain-containing protein: MPRHTHRRRTAIAAVVTGTLIGGGLVALSAPPAFADVPIGDVFVSDLPWLNESNGWGPIERDASNGESAAGDGKPITIGGIVYPKGIGMHATGALSVELGANCTAFSAMVGLDDEVTSGVGTVRFQVFGDGALLAETGVVTGNDPAVELAADVTGIEVLRLVAHEATNGKNFDHADWGDAKLACGDEAPEEPVVVEQWDLDGPEGSTIDGVLKLDSAGRVALDVVNGETTLVQATRLGIMGSDGDFRDGLTFVGRTDSVVADAYTMVTGKQEERAYTFSESVFEFANEAGGRFAIAVRLSDDGAAYRYLVAGEGEHRVDDESGAWELPVDGAAWMQRSYAVNYEAEWMQTSATASNGTGNVGYPALFQQGGHYVLLTEADLHGDYSGSHLAHAAGTLRYGVDLFQGAPVTTTGDLSTPWRVAIVGGLDTIVESTLVDDLATPNQLDDEDASWIKPGVSSWSWLTDWNSPKDEARQRDFIDLSARNGWEYVLLDEGWDASWVPRTVRYAETKGVDVIIWFHSRDLRTQEQRDEWLPRIASWGVTGIKVDFMDTDSQVIHQWYDQIAADTAANHLMINFHGASLPTGMQRTWPHIMSYEAVRGAENGISPARSLMVPFARNVVGSMDWTPVTFSRGNGNSSKAHEVAMSIVYESGWQHLSDKPEAYAAEPNAERFLQSLPAHWDETQLVSGTPASDIVLARRAGDRWYIGGMRAGSGDALQLPLAQFGGKHLIVDLLTDDGTNGSATVLTTTHTTKDQTISIPTATNGGFAAIVCLDKPRRESCLDPAEPWAAVDLTVEPSSADVAPGSTVELHASFAVDADAKKVAVSPVVPDGWGVEGESVTAKSLATGEALEASWTLTVPEDGVSGRVEIPVEVTYRIGNEVRTAASQSTLWVTPRPLSGVNFVSDLEWLEQSNGYGPVERDLSNGQAAANDGRPIEIDDVTYPKGVGMHATGAITAWLGGTCSAFDAVVGIDDEVLETPGESGIGSVKFLVYGDGVLLGETRVLTNDDAAMPLSIDVSGVQRLRLVADEATNGKNFDHADWADAKVTCSGS; the protein is encoded by the coding sequence GTGCCCCGCCACACTCATCGCCGGCGAACCGCCATCGCGGCCGTCGTGACCGGAACACTCATCGGTGGCGGTCTCGTCGCCCTCTCGGCCCCACCGGCGTTCGCCGACGTGCCCATCGGCGACGTGTTCGTCTCCGACCTTCCCTGGCTGAACGAATCGAACGGCTGGGGGCCGATCGAGCGCGACGCGTCGAACGGGGAATCCGCCGCCGGCGACGGCAAACCGATCACCATCGGCGGCATCGTCTACCCGAAGGGCATCGGCATGCACGCCACGGGTGCGCTGTCGGTCGAGCTCGGCGCGAACTGCACCGCGTTCAGCGCGATGGTCGGACTCGACGACGAGGTGACGTCGGGAGTCGGCACCGTGCGGTTCCAGGTGTTCGGCGACGGGGCGCTGCTGGCCGAGACCGGCGTCGTCACGGGCAACGACCCGGCCGTCGAGCTGGCGGCGGATGTCACGGGCATCGAGGTGCTGCGGCTCGTCGCTCACGAGGCCACCAACGGCAAGAACTTCGATCACGCCGACTGGGGCGACGCGAAGCTCGCGTGCGGCGACGAGGCTCCCGAGGAGCCGGTCGTCGTCGAGCAGTGGGACCTCGACGGACCCGAGGGCTCGACCATCGACGGCGTGCTGAAGCTCGACTCCGCCGGGCGCGTGGCGCTCGACGTCGTGAACGGTGAGACCACGCTCGTGCAGGCGACTCGTCTGGGCATCATGGGCAGCGACGGCGACTTCCGCGACGGACTGACGTTCGTCGGGCGCACCGACAGCGTCGTCGCCGATGCGTACACGATGGTCACCGGCAAGCAGGAGGAGCGCGCGTACACCTTCAGCGAGTCGGTGTTCGAGTTCGCGAACGAAGCGGGTGGGCGGTTCGCCATCGCCGTGCGACTCTCCGACGACGGTGCCGCCTACCGCTACCTCGTCGCCGGCGAAGGTGAACACCGCGTCGACGATGAGTCGGGAGCATGGGAGCTCCCGGTCGACGGCGCCGCGTGGATGCAGCGTTCCTACGCCGTGAACTACGAGGCCGAATGGATGCAGACCTCCGCGACGGCCTCGAACGGCACGGGCAACGTCGGCTACCCGGCCCTGTTCCAGCAGGGCGGGCACTATGTGCTGCTCACGGAGGCGGACCTGCACGGCGACTACTCCGGCTCCCACCTCGCGCACGCCGCGGGCACATTGCGCTACGGCGTGGACCTCTTCCAGGGTGCACCGGTCACGACCACCGGCGACCTCTCGACCCCGTGGCGTGTCGCCATCGTGGGCGGCCTCGACACGATCGTCGAGTCGACGCTGGTCGACGACCTCGCGACGCCGAACCAGCTCGACGACGAGGACGCGTCGTGGATCAAGCCGGGCGTCTCGAGCTGGAGCTGGCTCACCGACTGGAACAGCCCGAAGGACGAGGCGCGCCAGCGCGACTTCATCGACCTCTCCGCCCGCAACGGCTGGGAGTACGTGCTCCTCGACGAGGGCTGGGACGCGAGCTGGGTGCCGCGCACCGTGCGCTACGCCGAGACCAAGGGCGTCGACGTCATCATCTGGTTCCACAGCCGTGACCTTCGCACGCAGGAGCAGCGCGACGAGTGGCTGCCCCGCATCGCCTCGTGGGGGGTCACGGGCATCAAGGTGGACTTCATGGACACCGACAGCCAGGTGATCCACCAGTGGTACGACCAGATCGCAGCCGACACCGCGGCCAACCACCTCATGATCAACTTCCACGGCGCATCGCTGCCCACCGGCATGCAGCGCACCTGGCCGCACATCATGAGCTACGAGGCGGTGCGCGGGGCGGAGAACGGAATCAGCCCCGCCCGGAGCCTGATGGTTCCGTTCGCGCGCAACGTCGTGGGATCGATGGACTGGACGCCGGTCACCTTCTCGCGCGGCAACGGCAACTCGTCGAAGGCGCACGAGGTCGCGATGAGCATCGTCTACGAGTCGGGCTGGCAGCACCTCTCCGACAAGCCGGAGGCGTACGCCGCCGAGCCGAACGCCGAGCGCTTCCTGCAGAGCCTGCCCGCGCACTGGGACGAGACCCAGCTCGTGAGCGGCACCCCGGCGAGTGACATCGTGCTCGCACGACGCGCCGGAGACCGCTGGTACATCGGCGGCATGCGCGCCGGATCCGGCGATGCGCTGCAGCTGCCGCTCGCGCAGTTCGGGGGCAAGCACCTCATCGTCGACCTGCTGACGGATGACGGGACCAACGGCTCCGCGACCGTGCTCACCACGACGCACACGACCAAGGACCAGACCATCTCGATCCCGACGGCGACCAACGGCGGGTTCGCCGCGATCGTCTGCCTCGACAAGCCCCGACGCGAGAGCTGCCTCGACCCCGCCGAGCCATGGGCAGCGGTCGACCTCACGGTCGAGCCGTCCTCCGCCGACGTCGCGCCGGGGTCGACGGTCGAGCTCCACGCCTCGTTCGCCGTCGACGCCGACGCGAAGAAGGTCGCCGTCTCGCCGGTGGTTCCCGACGGATGGGGGGTCGAGGGTGAGAGCGTCACAGCGAAGTCGCTCGCCACGGGCGAGGCGCTCGAGGCATCCTGGACCCTCACCGTTCCGGAGGACGGCGTGAGCGGCAGGGTCGAGATCCCGGTCGAGGTCACGTACCGCATCGGCAACGAAGTGCGCACGGCGGCGAGCCAATCGACGCTGTGGGTGACGCCGAGGCCGCTCAGCGGAGTGAACTTCGTCTCCGACCTCGAGTGGCTCGAGCAGTCGAACGGCTACGGCCCGGTCGAGCGCGACCTGTCCAACGGGCAGGCTGCCGCGAACGACGGACGTCCCATCGAGATCGACGACGTGACCTACCCGAAGGGCGTCGGCATGCACGCCACGGGTGCGATCACCGCGTGGCTCGGCGGAACCTGTTCGGCCTTCGACGCGGTCGTGGGCATCGACGACGAGGTGCTCGAGACGCCCGGCGAGAGCGGCATCGGCTCGGTGAAGTTCCTCGTCTACGGCGACGGCGTGCTGCTCGGCGAGACGCGGGTGCTCACGAACGACGACGCGGCCATGCCGCTCAGCATCGACGTCAGTGGCGTGCAGCGTCTGCGCCTCGTGGCCGATGAGGCGACCAACGGCAAGAACTTCGACCACGCCGACTGGGCGGACGCGAAGGTCACCTGCAGCGGGAGCTGA
- a CDS encoding EXPERA domain-containing protein — MTAVTTPDASTPAAASTEPVPPPNLRLRERPFDWFLIVVFSLFTVTSMISDMLPTLGVDFSQPSTNFLVNANHWYAHDTDPLFMDPPVWMRIVTGLSAFVYPVFYLLLVISLIRAWNWIQLPSVVYATMIASITGIIVFGVEFFGEPEFLTPNPVKFLAFNLPYVLIPIVLLIRMRRPMPFTRRF, encoded by the coding sequence ATGACCGCTGTGACGACCCCTGACGCATCGACCCCTGCTGCGGCATCCACCGAACCGGTGCCGCCCCCGAACCTCCGCCTGCGCGAGCGCCCCTTCGACTGGTTCCTCATCGTCGTGTTCTCGTTGTTCACGGTGACGAGCATGATCAGCGACATGCTGCCGACGCTCGGCGTGGACTTCTCGCAGCCGTCGACGAACTTCCTCGTGAACGCCAACCACTGGTACGCGCACGACACCGACCCGCTCTTCATGGACCCACCCGTGTGGATGCGGATCGTCACGGGTCTCTCGGCGTTCGTCTACCCGGTCTTCTACCTGCTGCTCGTCATCTCGCTCATCAGGGCCTGGAACTGGATCCAGCTGCCGAGCGTCGTCTACGCGACCATGATCGCCTCGATCACGGGCATCATCGTGTTCGGCGTCGAGTTCTTCGGTGAGCCCGAGTTCCTGACCCCGAATCCCGTGAAGTTCCTCGCGTTCAACCTGCCCTACGTGCTCATCCCGATCGTGCTGCTGATTCGCATGCGCAGGCCGATGCCCTTCACGCGGCGGTTCTGA
- a CDS encoding SHOCT domain-containing protein → MSIWTSFWDVIWWFFWVYVFIAYLMVLFSIIADIFRDHTMNGWVKALWVIFLVLCPFLGALVYLIARGRGMAERSAREQQQARSETDAYIRSVASTSSTDEIAKAKALLDAGTISQGEFDLLKSKAMAAG, encoded by the coding sequence ATGAGCATCTGGACCAGCTTCTGGGATGTGATCTGGTGGTTCTTCTGGGTGTACGTGTTCATCGCGTACCTCATGGTGCTGTTCTCGATCATCGCCGACATCTTCCGCGATCACACGATGAACGGATGGGTCAAGGCGCTCTGGGTCATCTTCCTGGTGCTCTGCCCGTTCCTCGGCGCACTCGTCTACCTGATCGCGCGCGGCCGCGGCATGGCCGAGCGGTCTGCTCGGGAGCAGCAGCAGGCTCGGAGCGAGACCGACGCCTACATCCGCAGCGTCGCGAGCACGAGCTCGACCGACGAGATCGCGAAGGCCAAGGCCCTGCTCGACGCGGGCACCATCAGCCAGGGCGAGTTCGACCTGCTGAAGTCGAAGGCCATGGCCGCCGGATAG
- a CDS encoding RNA polymerase sigma factor, whose protein sequence is MSAASSEVTEAVERAHREWAFVLAATIRVAGDIESAEEAVQDAYASALATWGSRGIPSNPAAWLTVTARRRALDVRRREATARRALPKLLEPEPAAVDELADVGDDIPDERLRLIFTCCHPALAPEAQVALTLRLVCGLSTAEIARAFLVPEATMAARITRAKRKIRVAGIPYRVPEGRELRPRLEQVLAVVHLVYTTGHTAPSGAELMRRDLAERGLELARMLRALLPADPDVAGLLALIILTDARRDARADADGRLVLLEDQDRARWDRDAITEGVALVRASLLALPTGRFGLMAAIAAVHDESPSWAHTDWGEILALYDLLREVWTSPVVELNRAIALSFAVGPQHGLERLDELAADPRLARYPYLSAARADCLRRLGRIAEARIAYDESLILTDNEVEREFLTARSRSLDAGP, encoded by the coding sequence GTGTCGGCCGCCAGCTCCGAGGTCACCGAAGCGGTCGAGCGGGCGCACCGCGAGTGGGCCTTCGTGCTGGCGGCCACGATCCGGGTTGCGGGCGACATCGAGTCGGCCGAGGAGGCGGTGCAGGACGCGTACGCGAGCGCGCTCGCGACCTGGGGAAGCCGCGGCATCCCGTCGAATCCGGCCGCGTGGCTGACCGTCACGGCGCGCCGGCGGGCACTCGATGTCCGACGGCGTGAGGCGACCGCGCGGCGGGCGCTGCCGAAGCTCCTCGAGCCGGAACCGGCGGCGGTCGACGAGCTGGCCGACGTCGGAGACGACATCCCCGACGAACGGCTCCGCCTGATCTTCACGTGCTGCCACCCGGCACTCGCCCCCGAGGCGCAGGTCGCCCTGACCCTGCGCCTCGTGTGCGGCCTCTCGACCGCCGAGATCGCCCGGGCCTTCCTCGTACCCGAAGCCACCATGGCGGCGCGCATCACCCGCGCGAAGCGCAAGATCCGCGTCGCGGGAATCCCGTACCGCGTGCCCGAGGGCCGCGAACTCCGCCCTCGCCTCGAACAGGTGCTCGCGGTCGTGCACCTCGTGTACACGACCGGGCACACGGCTCCATCCGGGGCCGAGCTGATGCGACGAGACCTCGCCGAGCGCGGTCTCGAACTGGCACGGATGCTTCGCGCGCTGCTCCCCGCCGACCCCGACGTCGCCGGGCTGCTCGCGCTCATCATCCTGACCGACGCGCGCCGGGACGCCCGCGCCGACGCCGACGGCCGACTCGTGCTGCTCGAAGACCAGGATCGGGCCCGCTGGGATCGCGACGCGATCACCGAGGGTGTCGCACTGGTCCGGGCGTCGTTGCTCGCGCTGCCCACCGGCCGGTTCGGCCTGATGGCGGCCATCGCCGCTGTTCACGATGAGAGCCCGTCGTGGGCGCACACCGACTGGGGCGAGATCCTCGCGCTCTACGACCTGCTCCGCGAGGTCTGGACGTCGCCGGTCGTCGAGCTGAACCGTGCGATCGCGCTCAGCTTCGCCGTCGGCCCGCAGCACGGCCTCGAGCGGCTCGACGAGCTCGCCGCGGATCCGCGGCTGGCGCGGTATCCGTACCTGTCCGCCGCACGAGCGGACTGCCTCAGGCGCCTGGGCCGCATCGCCGAGGCACGGATCGCGTACGACGAGTCGCTGATCCTCACCGACAACGAGGTGGAGCGAGAGTTCCTCACGGCACGCTCCCGCAGTCTCGACGCCGGGCCCTGA
- a CDS encoding DUF6421 family protein: MSSTTSVDAIIGEPEVLEDEVTAADLALADGVETDAAWLRLKQAATALQSLQVKDGSVPEAGDRPEASALVDAIVESIETLAPRFPHERAYLAASVTDFRRWQAEGFGVPDFLDSLLEFQPQRHRVDGIRHLVVFPMYTQNGSTDRHVEALVVETIWPEFIAALEAGDYGNKLFVSLRLVDFTPGYDTNSAVLFPETVAMREIPPFTWGAIFQDREAARYRKVVRAASEITKLELPADATALLDDQGLAERTFVMWDIIHDRTHMRGDLPFDPFMIKQRMPFFLYSLEELRCDLTAFRESVKIERQLRKRADADEYLTEVEQQLLEHGKLVQYAVIFDRIFRFAITGSRVRNYDGLGGQLLFAWLHQKHVLNWTDTALDFDWAGVPDAVVELGDAIDELYWKSIDRPKTAHWLAAYELVRSVVTPNPASVWAEGLPREVLAGAPKGYTDLVMDDEFPLSMFYEALDKKMKSVIESTVGITAATPDA; this comes from the coding sequence ATGTCGAGCACCACCAGTGTCGACGCCATCATCGGCGAACCCGAGGTCCTCGAAGACGAGGTCACCGCCGCCGACCTCGCGCTCGCCGACGGCGTCGAGACCGATGCCGCATGGCTCCGCCTCAAGCAGGCGGCGACCGCGCTGCAGTCACTCCAGGTGAAAGACGGGTCCGTCCCCGAGGCCGGCGACCGGCCAGAGGCCTCCGCCCTCGTCGACGCCATCGTCGAGTCGATCGAGACGCTCGCGCCGCGTTTCCCGCACGAGCGCGCGTACCTCGCGGCATCCGTCACCGACTTCCGCCGCTGGCAGGCTGAGGGCTTCGGTGTGCCCGACTTCCTCGACTCGCTCCTCGAGTTCCAGCCGCAGCGCCACCGGGTCGACGGCATCCGTCACCTCGTGGTGTTCCCGATGTACACGCAGAACGGGTCGACCGACCGGCACGTCGAGGCGCTCGTGGTCGAGACGATCTGGCCCGAGTTCATCGCGGCGCTCGAAGCCGGCGACTACGGCAACAAGCTCTTCGTGAGCCTGCGGCTCGTCGACTTCACTCCGGGCTACGACACGAACTCGGCGGTGCTGTTCCCCGAGACGGTCGCGATGCGCGAGATCCCGCCGTTCACGTGGGGCGCGATCTTCCAGGACCGGGAGGCGGCGCGCTACCGCAAGGTGGTTCGCGCAGCATCCGAGATCACGAAGCTCGAGCTGCCCGCCGACGCCACGGCACTGCTCGACGACCAGGGGCTCGCAGAGCGCACCTTCGTGATGTGGGACATCATCCACGACCGCACGCACATGCGCGGCGACCTGCCGTTCGACCCGTTCATGATCAAGCAGCGCATGCCGTTCTTCCTCTACTCGCTCGAGGAACTGCGGTGCGACCTCACCGCGTTCCGCGAGTCGGTGAAGATCGAGCGGCAGCTGCGCAAGCGGGCCGATGCCGACGAGTACCTGACCGAGGTCGAGCAGCAGCTGCTCGAACACGGCAAGCTCGTGCAGTACGCGGTGATCTTCGACCGCATCTTCCGCTTCGCGATCACCGGCTCTCGCGTGCGCAACTACGACGGGCTCGGCGGCCAGCTGCTGTTCGCGTGGCTGCACCAGAAGCACGTGCTGAACTGGACCGACACCGCGCTCGACTTCGACTGGGCCGGCGTGCCCGACGCCGTGGTCGAACTGGGCGACGCGATCGACGAGCTCTACTGGAAGTCGATCGACCGGCCGAAGACGGCGCACTGGCTCGCCGCGTACGAACTCGTGCGCAGCGTCGTCACGCCGAACCCGGCGTCGGTGTGGGCCGAAGGCCTGCCGCGCGAGGTGCTCGCCGGTGCGCCGAAGGGCTACACCGACCTCGTGATGGACGACGAGTTCCCCCTGTCGATGTTCTACGAGGCGCTCGACAAGAAGATGAAGTCGGTCATCGAGTCGACCGTCGGCATCACGGCGGCGACGCCCGATGCCTGA
- a CDS encoding YciI family protein, translated as MSKYLILIFQDAAAAQPPGDTVSVRYREFMERHGASLRGGVALENPDTATSIRRDEAGEPIVTDGPFAESKEALGGTFLIEAADLDEALAIAREVPAGIGVEVRPVRLVS; from the coding sequence ATGTCGAAATACCTGATCCTGATCTTCCAGGACGCGGCGGCCGCACAGCCCCCGGGCGACACGGTGAGCGTGCGCTACCGCGAGTTCATGGAGCGTCACGGCGCATCGCTGCGCGGCGGCGTCGCGCTCGAGAATCCCGACACCGCCACGTCGATCCGGCGCGACGAAGCCGGGGAGCCGATCGTCACCGACGGCCCGTTCGCCGAGTCGAAGGAGGCGCTCGGCGGCACGTTCCTCATCGAGGCGGCCGATCTCGACGAGGCACTCGCGATCGCCAGGGAGGTTCCCGCCGGGATCGGCGTGGAGGTCCGGCCGGTTCGGCTGGTGAGCTGA
- a CDS encoding DeoR/GlpR family DNA-binding transcription regulator — MFTEERRQVILSALSVHGSASVADLARMVRASEITIRRDLKALEAVGLVVRHRGGASVGRSRMDEPSYREKAVVAAEEKLAMAALAAELVDDGDVIMLCPGTTTQALAQRLTGRRLMVATTSVLVANALFDAPDVEVLLIGGILRGSIRGVIGGEAEKAVSRLRFHKVFLSGNGLTAANGLSTPNMHVASIDRAAVDSAKRVVVLADHTKVGVDSMVQTVETERIDMLVTDVAADQGELDQLVAAGVQLRVAVPAGGLAERTSSAIGAALP; from the coding sequence ATGTTCACCGAGGAGCGCCGCCAGGTGATCCTGTCGGCGCTCTCCGTGCACGGATCCGCGTCGGTCGCCGACCTCGCGCGTATGGTGCGCGCTTCCGAGATCACCATCCGGCGCGACCTGAAGGCCCTCGAGGCGGTCGGCCTCGTCGTCAGGCATCGCGGCGGGGCATCCGTCGGCCGCTCGAGGATGGATGAACCGAGCTACCGGGAGAAGGCCGTGGTGGCGGCCGAGGAGAAGCTCGCGATGGCGGCGCTCGCCGCCGAGCTCGTCGATGACGGCGATGTCATCATGCTGTGCCCGGGGACCACCACGCAGGCGCTCGCCCAGCGGCTGACCGGTCGGCGGCTCATGGTCGCGACGACGTCGGTGCTCGTCGCGAACGCCCTCTTCGATGCGCCCGACGTGGAGGTGCTGCTCATCGGCGGCATCCTCCGTGGCAGCATCCGCGGCGTGATCGGCGGCGAGGCCGAGAAGGCGGTCTCCCGCCTGCGATTCCACAAGGTGTTCCTCTCGGGCAACGGGCTCACTGCGGCGAACGGGCTGAGCACGCCCAACATGCACGTGGCGAGCATCGACCGCGCGGCCGTCGACTCCGCGAAGCGCGTCGTCGTGCTCGCCGATCACACGAAGGTCGGCGTCGACTCGATGGTGCAGACCGTCGAGACCGAGCGCATCGACATGCTCGTCACCGATGTGGCTGCCGATCAGGGGGAACTCGACCAGCTGGTCGCGGCCGGCGTGCAACTCCGGGTCGCAGTGCCCGCCGGCGGACTCGCGGAGCGCACCTCATCGGCGATCGGCGCGGCCCTCCCGTGA
- a CDS encoding SDR family NAD(P)-dependent oxidoreductase has protein sequence MPDRHDTADLSGRTVLIAGATSTSGRAVARALLDAGARVVAVGSDEGRIEALEAELPGVVGERADLTDGDDVLELAMRVHARVGDVDGVVHLVGGWRGGGGIPGQTQEDYLVLERSFTALRYVSRAFWDDLIASTAGRIAIVSSTTVEHPTAGGANYTAVKAASESWMRSLAQGFAKSGSPAAAVTFRVQALAGLEAQLAASVVDLWNSDASALNGAVTTLAP, from the coding sequence ATGCCTGACAGGCACGACACGGCTGACCTGTCCGGCCGGACCGTGCTCATCGCGGGAGCGACGAGCACCTCCGGCCGGGCGGTCGCCCGCGCCCTCCTCGACGCCGGGGCCCGCGTGGTCGCGGTCGGCAGCGACGAGGGCCGCATCGAAGCCCTCGAAGCCGAGCTGCCCGGCGTCGTCGGTGAACGCGCCGATCTCACCGATGGCGACGACGTGCTCGAGCTCGCCATGCGCGTGCACGCGCGCGTCGGCGACGTCGACGGGGTCGTGCACCTCGTCGGCGGCTGGCGCGGCGGCGGCGGCATCCCCGGCCAGACGCAGGAGGACTACCTCGTGCTCGAGCGCTCGTTCACCGCGCTTCGATACGTGAGCCGTGCCTTCTGGGACGACCTCATCGCCTCGACGGCAGGCCGCATCGCGATCGTCTCCTCGACGACCGTCGAGCACCCCACCGCGGGCGGCGCGAACTACACGGCAGTGAAGGCCGCGAGCGAGTCGTGGATGCGTTCGCTCGCCCAGGGTTTCGCGAAGTCCGGGTCGCCTGCGGCGGCGGTCACGTTCCGCGTGCAGGCGCTTGCGGGGCTCGAGGCACAGCTCGCGGCATCCGTCGTCGACCTGTGGAACTCGGATGCCTCTGCGCTGAACGGCGCGGTCACGACGCTCGCGCCCTGA
- a CDS encoding MFS transporter: MPPNPAARRVQAVYYTLTLGNTLAASFIWGINTLFLLDAGLSNLEAFAANAFFSLGMFIFEIPTGVVADTLGRRASYLLGTVTLAATTVLYWLLWVWESPFWAWAVVSMLLGLGFTFFSGAVDAWLVDALHATEYRGSLETVFGRAMIVGSVAMLAGSVLGGIVAQLTDLGVPFLIRGGVLVLMFIVAALLMRDQGFTPERGAGPISATKTVFKASVRYGLGNPPVRWLMLATPFTTGVGFYVFYALQPYLLELWGDEGAYSIAGLAAAILSGAGIVGGILAPYVRRLFRKRTSAILLATLSSVVVLIALAFTTNFWVALLLLAAWGIASSIDDPVHRAYLNDMIPSKQRATVLSFDSLLGSAGGAVFQPILGRSADIWGYPGSMLVSGVVQVLAVPFLFLSRRQGDPADVATEVASQPQTDDAPTAPPTT; encoded by the coding sequence ATGCCGCCGAACCCGGCCGCGCGCCGGGTGCAGGCCGTCTACTACACCCTGACGCTCGGCAACACCCTCGCCGCCTCCTTCATCTGGGGCATCAACACCCTGTTCCTACTCGACGCAGGGCTGTCGAACCTCGAGGCGTTCGCCGCGAACGCGTTCTTCAGCCTCGGCATGTTCATCTTCGAGATCCCGACGGGCGTCGTCGCCGACACGCTCGGGCGACGCGCGTCGTACCTGCTGGGCACCGTGACCCTCGCCGCGACGACGGTGCTCTACTGGCTGCTGTGGGTCTGGGAGTCGCCGTTCTGGGCGTGGGCGGTCGTCTCGATGCTGCTCGGGCTCGGGTTCACGTTCTTCTCGGGTGCAGTCGACGCGTGGCTCGTCGATGCGCTCCACGCGACCGAGTACCGCGGGAGTCTCGAGACCGTGTTCGGCCGGGCGATGATCGTGGGCAGCGTCGCGATGCTCGCGGGCTCGGTGCTCGGCGGCATCGTGGCGCAGCTGACCGACCTCGGCGTGCCGTTCCTGATCCGCGGCGGGGTGCTCGTGCTCATGTTCATCGTCGCCGCGCTGCTCATGCGCGACCAGGGCTTCACACCCGAACGCGGCGCCGGGCCGATCTCGGCCACGAAGACGGTGTTCAAGGCGTCGGTCCGCTACGGTCTCGGCAATCCGCCCGTGCGCTGGCTCATGCTCGCGACGCCGTTCACCACCGGTGTCGGCTTCTACGTGTTCTACGCCCTGCAGCCGTACCTGCTCGAGCTCTGGGGTGACGAGGGCGCCTACTCGATCGCCGGGCTCGCGGCCGCGATCCTCTCGGGGGCGGGCATCGTCGGCGGCATCCTCGCGCCGTACGTGCGGCGGCTCTTCCGCAAGCGCACCTCGGCGATCCTGCTCGCGACCCTCTCGAGCGTGGTGGTGCTCATCGCCCTGGCGTTCACGACGAACTTCTGGGTGGCGCTCCTGTTGCTCGCCGCGTGGGGCATCGCGTCCTCGATCGACGATCCCGTGCACCGCGCGTACCTCAACGACATGATCCCGTCGAAGCAGCGCGCGACGGTCCTCTCGTTCGACTCGCTGCTCGGCAGTGCCGGCGGTGCCGTCTTCCAGCCGATCCTCGGACGCTCGGCCGACATCTGGGGGTACCCCGGCTCGATGCTCGTGAGCGGGGTCGTGCAAGTGCTCGCGGTGCCGTTCCTGTTCCTCAGCCGGCGTCAGGGAGACCCGGCGGATGTCGCGACCGAGGTCGCGTCGCAGCCGCAGACGGATGACGCGCCCACGGCGCCGCCCACCACGTGA